In Chitinophaga nivalis, a single genomic region encodes these proteins:
- a CDS encoding alpha/beta hydrolase, whose product MAQTIPAEKDPQILLQIRSFLKILNNSGGKPLETLTPQAARQVLVDAQQSVKVDTSGITESERAITQDDITVNIHVVKPADAPQGKLPVFIFIHGGGWILGDYPTHKRLVRDLVVQSGAAAVFVDYTPSPEARYPVAINQIYAATKWVAEHGHEIGVDGANLAIAGNSVGGNMTAAVCLMAKDKKGPAIKFQLLLWPVTDADFSRASYEKYAEGRFLTTAMMKWMWDNYAPELEKRNEYYAAPLKADIAELKGLPPALVQLAENDILHDEGLAYARKLDEAGVPVTIETYNGFIHDYGLLNPLSHIKAVNCSLAQAALGLRQALFS is encoded by the coding sequence ATGGCACAAACAATTCCTGCAGAGAAAGATCCGCAAATTCTCTTGCAAATAAGATCATTTCTGAAAATCCTGAACAATAGTGGTGGTAAGCCATTGGAGACGTTAACACCGCAGGCAGCCAGGCAGGTCCTGGTAGATGCCCAGCAATCAGTGAAAGTAGACACGTCTGGCATAACGGAGTCAGAAAGAGCCATTACGCAAGACGATATTACCGTTAATATACATGTAGTGAAACCGGCGGACGCTCCGCAGGGTAAACTACCGGTTTTTATATTCATTCATGGCGGCGGATGGATTTTAGGTGATTATCCCACCCATAAAAGATTGGTCAGGGATTTGGTTGTTCAGAGTGGTGCTGCGGCCGTATTTGTGGATTATACGCCTTCTCCGGAGGCACGTTATCCGGTAGCCATCAATCAGATTTACGCGGCCACCAAATGGGTAGCGGAGCATGGTCATGAAATCGGGGTGGATGGTGCCAACCTGGCCATTGCGGGTAATAGTGTCGGAGGCAATATGACGGCTGCTGTTTGTTTAATGGCGAAGGATAAAAAAGGACCGGCTATCAAATTTCAATTATTACTATGGCCGGTAACGGATGCCGACTTTAGCCGGGCATCGTATGAGAAATACGCGGAAGGCAGATTTTTAACCACCGCTATGATGAAGTGGATGTGGGATAACTATGCACCGGAGCTGGAAAAAAGAAATGAATATTATGCTGCTCCACTAAAGGCGGATATCGCCGAATTAAAAGGATTGCCCCCTGCTTTGGTACAACTGGCCGAAAATGATATCCTGCACGATGAGGGATTGGCTTATGCCCGTAAACTGGACGAAGCAGGTGTGCCGGTGACGATCGAAACATATAATGGCTTTATTCACGATTACGGTTTGCTGAATCCTTTAAGCCATATTAAAGCGGTGAATTGCTCTCTGGCGCAGGCAGCGTTGGGGTTACGTCAGGCATTATTTTCATAG
- a CDS encoding type 1 glutamine amidotransferase domain-containing protein, with product MKKLLLVVTNVDKYASGNLKTGLWLSELTHIFHAAKERSWEVTIGSPKGGNTPIDPESLKPFMLDEVSREYLENNAFMEELKNTSRLQDVTERTFDCIYLAGGHATMYDFPDDATLQSLIKSQYENNKMVAAICHGVGGLLNVKLSDGKYLIEGKSITGFDWFEETLAMRKKEVPFNLEAALKERGAHFKKAFIPMTSHVVVAGHLITGQNPFSSKEMAQVVTRELEKTSK from the coding sequence ATGAAAAAACTTTTATTAGTAGTCACCAATGTAGATAAATATGCCAGCGGTAACCTGAAAACCGGTTTGTGGCTCAGTGAACTGACGCATATCTTTCATGCTGCAAAAGAACGGAGCTGGGAAGTTACCATTGGAAGCCCCAAAGGAGGAAATACACCTATTGATCCCGAAAGCCTGAAGCCATTTATGCTGGACGAAGTATCAAGGGAGTATTTGGAGAACAACGCTTTTATGGAGGAATTGAAAAATACCAGTCGCCTGCAGGATGTTACAGAACGGACATTTGACTGTATTTATCTGGCCGGCGGACACGCTACCATGTACGATTTTCCGGATGATGCTACTTTGCAATCCCTGATTAAAAGCCAGTATGAAAATAATAAAATGGTGGCAGCTATCTGCCATGGCGTGGGTGGCTTGTTGAATGTAAAACTTTCCGATGGGAAATATTTAATTGAGGGGAAATCCATCACAGGATTTGATTGGTTTGAAGAAACATTGGCGATGCGAAAAAAAGAAGTGCCTTTTAATCTGGAAGCTGCGCTGAAAGAAAGAGGCGCCCACTTCAAAAAGGCTTTTATTCCGATGACTTCCCATGTGGTTGTAGCCGGACATCTAATTACCGGACAAAACCCTTTCAGTTCTAAGGAAATGGCACAGGTGGTAACGCGGGAGTTGGAAAAGACAAGTAAATAA
- a CDS encoding helix-turn-helix domain-containing protein — MKIPDKISSITALHHFLKFKKPLHPLISIFHFTDVTIDPDTILRAVATDFYVIALKKDCAGRCKYGQQYYDFEEGMMYFVAPQQVVQFEDILLSEVKGCVLLVHPDFLHGYPLAASIKNYGYFSYASNEALHLSAQEEKMIMDIMENIDRETATNMDAFSQDLLVSNLDLLLKYCDRFYHRQFLTRKKVSSDLLIKLEQLLDDYFKSDKLAVNGIPTVQLVARELNLSPNYLSDMLRTHTGQTTQQHIQNRLIEKAKELLSTTGMSVSEIAYQLGFEHPQSFHRLFKHRTTVSPLQFRQSFN; from the coding sequence ATGAAAATACCAGATAAAATATCATCGATCACGGCATTGCATCATTTTTTGAAATTCAAAAAACCGCTGCATCCTTTGATCAGTATCTTCCACTTTACGGATGTTACCATCGATCCGGATACCATCCTACGTGCCGTCGCCACTGATTTTTATGTCATCGCGCTTAAGAAAGATTGCGCTGGTAGATGTAAGTATGGCCAGCAGTACTATGACTTTGAAGAAGGGATGATGTATTTCGTCGCGCCGCAACAGGTAGTACAGTTTGAAGATATTTTATTGTCAGAGGTGAAAGGCTGTGTGCTACTGGTACATCCCGATTTTTTACATGGGTATCCGCTGGCTGCCAGTATAAAGAATTATGGTTATTTCTCCTATGCCAGCAACGAGGCATTACATCTCTCTGCACAGGAAGAAAAAATGATTATGGACATCATGGAGAATATTGACCGGGAAACAGCTACCAATATGGATGCTTTCAGTCAGGATTTGCTGGTATCCAATCTGGATCTGCTGTTGAAGTATTGTGATCGTTTTTATCATCGGCAGTTCCTGACGAGAAAGAAGGTCAGCAGCGATCTGTTAATTAAACTGGAACAGTTGCTGGATGACTATTTCAAGAGCGATAAACTGGCAGTTAATGGTATACCTACCGTTCAGTTGGTAGCACGGGAGCTCAATCTAAGCCCTAATTATCTGAGCGATATGTTACGTACACATACCGGTCAGACCACGCAGCAACACATCCAGAACCGGCTAATCGAAAAAGCAAAAGAACTGTTGTCTACCACTGGTATGTCTGTTTCGGAAATTGCCTATCAGTTGGGATTTGAGCATCCACAATCCTTTCATCGTTTATTTAAGCATCGTACCACAGTTTCTCCGCTGCAGTTCCGGCAATCGTTTAACTAA
- a CDS encoding NAD-dependent epimerase/dehydratase family protein — MQTILGATGQIGEALARALRQQYTSDIRIVSRKAIKINDTDTVFSADLQDSGQANEALKGSEIAYFTLGLPMNTDMWVAQFSRILRNVIDACKKHGTKLVFFDNTYMYPQNAEVLTEETRFSPVGKKGAVRKEMAEMLLKEMESGAIDAVICRAPEFYGPGKTQSITNTFIFDAIAQHKRLKVPLRDDTVRSLIWTPDASRATALIGNTPDAYGQTWHLPIDNNRLTYQQLIALAAEVYGRSLPYTVVPKFVLQLGAIFNKRVKELQELLPRYAYDNIFDTSKFNKRFPDFEITTFKEGIEQIKAEQESAHH; from the coding sequence ATGCAAACGATACTTGGTGCAACCGGACAGATAGGAGAAGCATTAGCAAGAGCACTCAGACAACAGTATACCTCCGACATCCGGATTGTAAGCAGAAAGGCCATAAAAATAAATGATACGGATACCGTGTTTTCGGCCGATTTACAGGACAGCGGGCAAGCAAACGAAGCCTTAAAAGGAAGTGAGATTGCTTACTTTACATTAGGGCTTCCCATGAATACCGATATGTGGGTTGCACAATTTTCCCGCATCCTGCGGAATGTAATAGATGCCTGTAAAAAGCATGGTACAAAACTGGTGTTTTTCGACAATACGTACATGTATCCGCAAAATGCGGAGGTGCTGACGGAAGAAACGCGATTCTCGCCAGTAGGGAAAAAAGGGGCGGTAAGGAAAGAGATGGCGGAAATGCTCTTAAAGGAAATGGAGTCAGGGGCAATAGATGCCGTGATTTGCCGTGCTCCTGAGTTTTATGGTCCGGGTAAAACCCAAAGCATCACCAACACGTTTATTTTTGATGCCATAGCGCAACATAAGCGACTGAAAGTACCTTTAAGAGATGACACCGTAAGATCGTTGATATGGACGCCTGACGCCAGTAGGGCCACAGCGTTAATCGGTAATACACCGGATGCTTATGGACAAACCTGGCACCTGCCCATCGATAATAACCGACTGACCTATCAGCAATTGATTGCGTTGGCCGCTGAGGTGTACGGAAGATCACTACCCTACACCGTTGTGCCGAAATTTGTTTTGCAATTAGGCGCCATATTTAATAAGCGGGTAAAGGAACTCCAGGAGCTACTGCCCAGATATGCGTACGACAACATTTTTGATACGTCAAAATTTAATAAGCGATTTCCTGATTTTGAAATAACGACATTCAAAGAAGGAATAGAACAAATAAAGGCTGAGCAGGAAAGCGCCCATCATTAA
- a CDS encoding class I lanthipeptide — translation MKKKLNKKLNLGKIQIANLNPADQSALNGGLQHVKPIEDFLTTTSPTRLTRCYICPVPDSDIS, via the coding sequence ATGAAAAAGAAACTGAACAAAAAACTCAACCTGGGCAAAATTCAGATTGCGAACCTCAATCCAGCAGACCAGTCAGCACTCAACGGCGGTTTACAACATGTTAAACCAATCGAAGATTTCCTGACGACTACGAGTCCTACCAGACTGACCAGATGCTATATCTGTCCGGTTCCGGATTCTGACATCAGTTAA
- a CDS encoding aminotransferase-like domain-containing protein, with protein sequence MKGFQYIDIANRIESMINNDTYPLGEKLPSLRVISEHFGVSVGTSLKAYGVLIDKGLLAAREKSGYIPLRKSVGHTAQPVATTAIPAIREINVSRIISKMPVDAGPYPPGFISFFNASLETHMLPFNAVRRSLQKASRDLTGAHLQYESTLGNQQLREQIARLSFYWNGSLSANDILVTNGTLEALSLCLRAVTQPGDTVVVESPCYYGILQCLEQLQLKVIELSCDPEQGINMGQLEEIIDSFDIAACLFISNFNNPNGVLLSDEKKKWIAEMAGKRKLPVIEDDVYGELYFGPTRPATIKTFDKHGWVMQCSSFSKTVASGYRIGWCVPGRFLEKVSQLKATTNVATATVLQLSLADLLSSGTYQRHLRKLRPLLHKQVLLTSQFIEQYFPAGTKISQPGGGMVLWVELPKQVDALKLQQLALEQHINFAPGPLFSSTGGYRNYMRISCNKQWSRQVEQAIRKLGKLAGTC encoded by the coding sequence ATGAAAGGGTTTCAATATATAGATATCGCAAACCGGATAGAATCGATGATCAACAACGATACCTATCCGCTGGGAGAAAAACTGCCTTCTCTACGGGTCATCAGTGAACATTTTGGCGTAAGTGTGGGGACTTCGCTGAAAGCCTACGGTGTATTAATAGACAAAGGTTTGCTGGCAGCCCGGGAAAAATCAGGATATATACCGCTACGTAAATCCGTGGGGCATACCGCACAACCAGTAGCTACTACGGCTATTCCGGCTATCCGGGAAATTAATGTAAGTCGTATCATCAGCAAAATGCCGGTAGATGCGGGACCATATCCACCTGGCTTCATCTCTTTCTTCAATGCTTCACTGGAAACGCACATGCTCCCTTTTAACGCCGTGCGACGTAGTCTGCAAAAGGCATCCCGTGACCTGACCGGTGCTCATCTGCAATACGAATCTACATTAGGGAACCAGCAGCTGCGGGAACAAATCGCCAGGCTGTCTTTCTACTGGAACGGCAGCTTGTCGGCCAACGATATACTGGTGACTAATGGAACGCTCGAAGCACTGAGCCTTTGTCTGCGTGCAGTGACGCAGCCTGGAGATACGGTGGTGGTGGAATCCCCTTGTTATTATGGGATACTACAGTGCCTGGAGCAACTGCAACTAAAAGTAATAGAGTTGTCCTGTGATCCTGAACAAGGCATCAATATGGGACAACTGGAAGAAATCATCGATTCCTTTGATATTGCTGCCTGTCTGTTTATCTCCAATTTCAACAATCCCAACGGGGTACTCCTATCTGATGAAAAGAAAAAATGGATTGCGGAAATGGCAGGGAAGCGCAAACTACCGGTGATTGAAGACGATGTATATGGAGAATTGTATTTCGGCCCAACAAGGCCTGCTACGATCAAGACCTTTGATAAACACGGCTGGGTCATGCAATGCTCCTCGTTTTCGAAAACAGTGGCTTCCGGTTACCGGATTGGCTGGTGTGTGCCCGGCAGATTTCTCGAAAAAGTATCCCAGCTGAAAGCTACTACGAATGTGGCTACAGCAACAGTATTGCAACTATCGCTTGCCGATTTGCTTAGCAGTGGCACCTATCAGCGTCACCTGCGGAAGCTGCGGCCATTGTTGCATAAACAGGTATTGCTAACCAGTCAGTTTATAGAACAGTATTTTCCTGCAGGAACAAAGATCAGTCAGCCTGGTGGTGGTATGGTGCTATGGGTAGAATTGCCCAAACAGGTGGATGCCTTGAAACTGCAGCAATTGGCGTTGGAGCAGCATATTAATTTCGCACCCGGGCCGCTTTTTTCCAGTACCGGTGGTTATAGAAATTATATGCGTATTAGCTGTAATAAACAATGGAGCCGACAGGTGGAACAGGCTATTCGTAAGCTGGGTAAGCTGGCCGGAACCTGCTAA
- a CDS encoding alpha/beta hydrolase family protein, giving the protein MTTALIAGLLFQTATAQDYEYFSNCRNGAYALPDGSKLVISPSRGKDLRYRRMDGSTGRLFLQADSSYLSGPGWANPKDPNIFARFGGCTHDVLDFRQDGNTFSGKRIHFPVIPIRFSGQDASLYGELFLPVNKKPQALVVLHYGSGQESAVYNNFLQYLLPLHDIAVFVYDKPGTGRSTGKQTANFELLATDMMAAIKAVRAQPAVKGIPIGLMGESQGGWIVPLTASKIPVDFLIASYSLLIPPREENRQQILHDLQQQGYSNEAIEQAMQVVAATDQVVRERFNGGLTALDILKARYSQAPWFKSLNGDYTGPILKASRPQLDTLKQLFPEDVNLDYDPLPAFRSVDIPMLWVIAGKDTEAPNGATIDILKKAITTRKNIDLVIFPHADHGMIEVEDTPQGPALLAKQSPGYFELLCDWVKTRQVKKTYGNGEYFGHK; this is encoded by the coding sequence TTGACAACAGCACTTATTGCAGGGCTGCTTTTCCAGACAGCGACCGCCCAGGACTACGAGTACTTTTCCAACTGCCGCAACGGCGCCTATGCGCTCCCTGATGGCAGCAAGCTGGTGATCAGCCCTTCCCGTGGAAAAGACCTTCGTTATCGCCGCATGGACGGCAGCACCGGACGCCTCTTTCTCCAGGCCGACAGCAGTTATCTGTCAGGTCCCGGATGGGCCAATCCTAAAGACCCGAATATATTTGCCCGCTTTGGTGGTTGTACACATGACGTATTGGATTTCCGGCAGGATGGTAACACCTTCTCAGGAAAACGTATACATTTCCCCGTTATACCCATTCGTTTTAGCGGCCAGGATGCCTCCCTGTATGGAGAACTGTTCCTTCCGGTAAATAAAAAGCCACAGGCCCTGGTGGTACTACATTACGGCTCCGGACAGGAATCGGCCGTATACAATAATTTTCTGCAATACCTGTTACCCTTGCATGACATTGCCGTATTTGTTTATGATAAGCCAGGCACCGGCAGGTCTACCGGCAAGCAAACCGCCAACTTTGAACTGCTTGCAACGGATATGATGGCGGCAATAAAGGCCGTGAGAGCGCAACCGGCCGTAAAGGGCATTCCTATAGGACTCATGGGAGAAAGTCAGGGCGGATGGATCGTTCCGTTAACTGCCAGCAAAATACCGGTTGATTTTCTCATTGCCAGCTACAGTCTGCTGATTCCACCCCGTGAAGAAAACCGGCAGCAAATACTACACGACCTTCAACAGCAAGGCTATAGCAATGAAGCGATTGAACAAGCCATGCAGGTAGTAGCCGCAACGGACCAGGTGGTACGTGAACGATTCAATGGCGGACTGACAGCGCTTGATATACTAAAAGCGCGTTACAGCCAGGCACCCTGGTTCAAATCTTTAAACGGAGACTATACCGGCCCAATACTGAAGGCCAGCCGTCCGCAGTTGGATACCCTCAAACAACTATTCCCGGAGGATGTTAACCTGGACTATGATCCCTTGCCGGCCTTCCGCAGCGTGGATATCCCGATGTTGTGGGTAATTGCGGGTAAAGACACGGAAGCACCCAATGGCGCTACCATCGATATATTGAAAAAAGCGATCACCACCCGGAAAAACATCGACCTCGTCATCTTCCCCCATGCAGATCATGGCATGATAGAAGTGGAAGATACTCCGCAAGGCCCGGCACTTTTAGCAAAGCAATCACCAGGATACTTTGAGCTGTTATGCGACTGGGTGAAGACACGGCAGGTGAAGAAGACTTATGGTAACGGGGAGTATTTCGGGCATAAATAA
- a CDS encoding M57 family metalloprotease, giving the protein MKLHTVICALTLFLTILSCKKESRPDESPAEVSQETIATIKKLGYSSHGISRVANGYVVEGDIFLSDKYLNEENAGKPTALRIANGEQYRTTNLIKRLPRVITVSVSNLPSVYVTATDIAIARYNALQMMLTFQRVAANGEVNINYASLGAGVLGQSAGFPDASGNPPSPILLNADNNALGSNPDQNYLATVIAHELGHTIGLRHTDYFNRNYSCPWSPNPNEGDAGVYALPIYGTPTTEDPNSWMLACIGAGQNRPFNANDITALMFLYGMGTGTNLIPDGIYKATSVNSGKVMEVYNSSLADMGAVKQATWNGGANQRWIFTYLNNGYYRIKNVNSSRVLDINNLSLAEGSLLIQYGWHDGYNQHWQLIPNSDGSYLIQNRNSKKVLDVFGASTADGADIAQFSPHGKANQRWYLTPAPIELNKN; this is encoded by the coding sequence ATGAAATTACATACTGTAATTTGCGCGCTAACGCTTTTTTTAACAATCCTATCCTGTAAGAAGGAAAGCCGGCCCGATGAAAGCCCTGCAGAGGTTTCGCAGGAAACAATTGCTACAATAAAAAAATTAGGTTACTCTTCTCATGGCATTAGCCGCGTTGCCAATGGTTATGTGGTAGAAGGAGATATCTTCCTTTCTGATAAGTACCTTAACGAAGAAAATGCAGGCAAGCCAACTGCACTTCGCATAGCCAACGGCGAGCAATACAGGACCACCAATCTTATAAAAAGATTGCCGCGTGTCATTACTGTATCTGTCTCCAATTTGCCTTCGGTTTATGTAACCGCAACAGATATAGCCATTGCGCGATATAATGCACTGCAAATGATGCTCACTTTTCAGCGTGTAGCGGCAAATGGAGAGGTTAATATCAACTACGCGAGCCTTGGGGCCGGTGTATTGGGGCAATCTGCCGGTTTTCCGGATGCTAGTGGTAATCCTCCCAGCCCGATCCTGTTGAACGCAGACAATAATGCGTTAGGATCAAATCCGGACCAGAATTATCTGGCAACGGTTATCGCACATGAACTGGGACATACTATCGGTTTACGCCATACAGATTACTTCAACCGCAATTACAGCTGCCCCTGGTCTCCTAACCCCAATGAAGGTGACGCAGGTGTTTATGCTCTTCCTATTTATGGCACACCTACTACGGAAGACCCCAACAGCTGGATGCTGGCTTGTATCGGAGCGGGACAAAACCGGCCCTTTAATGCAAATGATATTACGGCCTTGATGTTCCTTTACGGAATGGGAACCGGCACCAACCTAATCCCGGATGGCATTTATAAGGCAACCAGTGTAAACAGTGGAAAAGTAATGGAAGTATATAATTCTTCCCTGGCCGATATGGGAGCGGTTAAACAAGCGACATGGAACGGTGGGGCCAACCAGCGGTGGATTTTCACCTATTTGAATAATGGATATTATCGTATCAAAAATGTGAACAGCAGTAGGGTACTGGATATAAATAATTTATCACTGGCAGAAGGCTCTTTGCTAATTCAGTATGGATGGCATGATGGATATAATCAGCATTGGCAACTGATACCTAATAGTGACGGTTCTTATTTAATTCAGAACAGAAACAGTAAAAAGGTATTGGATGTATTTGGCGCCTCTACTGCGGACGGTGCGGATATTGCCCAATTTTCCCCACATGGCAAAGCTAATCAGCGCTGGTATTTAACACCCGCTCCAATCGAGCTGAATAAAAATTAA
- a CDS encoding TonB-dependent receptor, with amino-acid sequence MFLFFLLAADQVMAQSNAVIQGKISSSDGQPVGEVLVMLVETHQETYTNKEGNYRFDHLRKGNYTLKATLLGLPVMKRTVTLTADGSATADFILKESTIGLQEFEISTRTISKELNKESRIVSKLPLKYMENPQVYTTLSDKLMTEQIITDLSEGLKNAPGLIKMQGSIGRGGDGAVYYNLRGFPTRVSMVDGLPGQTNGEIDMANIQSVEVVKGPSGTLFGGAVTSFGGLINVVTKKPLDTLGGEVSYTGGSYDLNRLTADVYGPVNKSKTLTARLNAAYHTRNSPQDAGFRKSFFLAPVINYKPTERLDITLGAEIYSYEGTNPSIIFLSRTRKFFATNPSEMNFDWNRSYTNNDITIKAPSSNIHGRIDYKLGRGWVSSTNFSRNTRKTDGIYQYEFIRGNTSDDLVERNVQLQQADAATTSIQQNFTGDFHIGGIRNRLVVGLDYLNQHAFNNYSGIVKFDTISGSNPNFAKYSLLSRGNAINKIVTSGAAPVKNYTSNNIYGVYASDAVNITRYLVAVLSLRLDYFASNGTMNHVSGKMLPDSRFYQTSLSPKLGLVYEVVPEMVSLFGNYMNGFVNVPPVTQPVANVNGNFKPMYANQLEGGVKLNLLQNRLTVTASYYDIKVKNMTRPDVLMDNGTEHTIIVQDGTQRSKGAEVEVMAVPFKGLNLIAGYAYNDSKLNTTGKDTDGYRPANAGPPTIGNLWLSYTLYKGVLKGLGIGAGANYISEHVTANSATTGRFVFKPYTLINATAFYDANKFRVGLKFDNVTDEQYFTGQGVISPQMPFNASANLTVRF; translated from the coding sequence TTGTTTTTATTTTTCTTGCTTGCTGCCGATCAGGTGATGGCGCAATCCAATGCTGTTATTCAGGGAAAAATTTCTTCCTCCGATGGACAGCCGGTGGGGGAAGTACTGGTAATGCTGGTGGAAACACACCAGGAAACATATACCAACAAAGAGGGTAACTACCGCTTTGATCATCTCCGGAAAGGAAATTATACGCTAAAAGCCACCTTACTGGGATTACCGGTAATGAAACGCACCGTGACCCTTACGGCTGACGGCAGCGCTACGGCTGATTTTATATTAAAGGAAAGCACTATCGGCTTACAGGAATTTGAAATCAGTACCCGTACGATTAGCAAAGAACTGAACAAGGAAAGCCGTATTGTTTCCAAACTTCCTTTGAAGTACATGGAAAATCCGCAGGTATATACCACGCTGTCCGATAAACTGATGACAGAACAGATTATTACGGACCTCAGTGAAGGACTGAAAAATGCGCCCGGCCTGATTAAAATGCAGGGAAGTATTGGTCGCGGTGGCGATGGCGCCGTATACTACAATCTCCGTGGATTCCCTACCCGGGTATCTATGGTGGATGGTCTTCCCGGTCAGACCAATGGCGAAATTGATATGGCCAATATTCAATCAGTAGAGGTAGTAAAAGGTCCCTCTGGCACCTTGTTTGGCGGCGCTGTCACATCTTTTGGCGGTTTAATCAACGTAGTCACCAAAAAACCGTTGGACACTTTAGGCGGTGAGGTTTCGTATACCGGTGGCAGTTATGATCTCAACAGGCTTACTGCAGATGTATATGGCCCGGTGAACAAGAGCAAAACATTAACGGCCCGGCTGAATGCGGCATACCATACCCGCAATTCACCGCAGGACGCGGGTTTCAGGAAATCGTTCTTCCTGGCCCCGGTAATTAACTATAAACCTACCGAGCGGCTGGATATCACCCTGGGTGCTGAAATCTATTCCTATGAGGGTACCAATCCTTCTATTATCTTCCTGAGCAGAACCCGTAAGTTTTTTGCTACCAATCCATCCGAAATGAATTTCGACTGGAACAGGTCCTATACCAATAACGATATTACCATAAAAGCGCCATCTTCCAATATTCATGGCCGCATCGATTATAAATTGGGCCGGGGATGGGTGTCCAGCACCAATTTCTCCCGGAATACCAGGAAAACAGACGGTATTTACCAGTATGAGTTTATCCGTGGAAATACCAGTGATGACCTGGTAGAGCGTAACGTGCAGCTGCAGCAAGCAGATGCTGCCACCACCAGTATTCAGCAAAACTTTACCGGTGATTTTCATATAGGCGGTATCCGTAACCGCCTGGTGGTTGGATTAGACTACCTGAACCAGCACGCTTTTAACAACTATTCCGGTATTGTGAAGTTTGATACCATCAGCGGTTCCAATCCAAACTTCGCCAAATACAGCCTGCTGTCAAGGGGCAATGCCATCAATAAGATTGTCACGAGCGGGGCTGCACCGGTTAAAAACTATACTTCCAATAATATTTATGGTGTCTATGCTTCCGATGCGGTAAACATTACGCGTTACCTGGTAGCGGTACTTAGCTTACGCCTGGATTATTTTGCCAGCAACGGCACCATGAACCATGTATCCGGTAAAATGTTGCCTGACAGCAGGTTCTATCAGACTTCCCTGTCGCCTAAACTGGGACTGGTATATGAAGTCGTTCCGGAAATGGTATCCCTCTTCGGTAACTATATGAACGGATTTGTGAATGTTCCCCCGGTGACACAGCCAGTGGCCAATGTAAACGGGAACTTCAAGCCTATGTATGCCAATCAGCTGGAAGGCGGTGTGAAGCTGAATCTCCTGCAGAACAGGTTGACGGTAACTGCCAGCTACTACGACATCAAGGTAAAGAATATGACCCGTCCGGATGTGCTGATGGATAACGGTACCGAGCACACGATTATCGTACAGGATGGTACCCAGCGTAGCAAAGGAGCAGAAGTGGAAGTGATGGCGGTTCCATTTAAAGGGCTGAACCTCATTGCCGGTTATGCTTATAACGACAGCAAACTGAATACTACCGGTAAAGACACGGATGGATACCGTCCTGCCAATGCCGGCCCTCCCACCATCGGTAACCTCTGGCTGAGCTACACCCTTTACAAGGGAGTACTGAAAGGCCTGGGTATTGGCGCCGGTGCTAATTATATAAGCGAACACGTTACTGCCAATTCAGCCACCACCGGTCGTTTTGTATTCAAACCGTATACCCTGATCAATGCCACTGCATTTTATGATGCCAACAAATTCAGGGTAGGATTGAAGTTCGACAACGTCACCGATGAACAGTATTTCACCGGCCAGGGCGTTATCAGTCCGCAGATGCCTTTCAACGCATCCGCAAACCTGACGGTAAGATTTTAA